A stretch of Coccidioides posadasii str. Silveira chromosome 2, complete sequence DNA encodes these proteins:
- a CDS encoding uncharacterized protein (EggNog:ENOG410PXPX~COG:M) translates to MNPAHRSQTAVEEAFRLFVYLAANKLINIDDEQYEALYGQLRSYFPPAAWKCMFSIRSPAVEALAESLFPLAVKAGDAVTVQEILQHTTIDPDTRIDLPDLQTPRIGLTNLQTPLQFACTQGFLELVRVLLDARADVNKFPALSCALRVRFAGDHGAALVKILLQAGANVNPATGDFPLSVAAANGDALAVSLLLDAGANVNPLFKTPPLVHALRFSLNNVENVTAVVRQLLEAGAMIDGLMWNVDLPEEEEEDNWDTVLELAADRNGDIEVISLLMEYGAPVSDRVMEIASSDGNNDVLQLLLERGVRPPREFDYLTEEVAKLFMQYEPWNSVQALIYAAYTGDNDLIKSVFEAGAPVTPSALEGMIGEVDNAMVIAFLNAAADERKQDCFMAVLCKAILVKDAGLIEALHALEGEFELHSAFRLDPNSDMLPKRTARDVIEILLRTCPIEILGDGPHLLAAAIKKRNTELFHHLLRSGAAVNEIKQQGLKEDVEHRTVLSEAVDTGDFLIIRELIYAGADLNAKGLYSDRTPLSLAVENGDVAIINILIEAGADINAPHAMLSGSGALFEAVWKGSLLLVQKLLDHGANIDETALVAAVFRPTSILLLLLQTHQARYRIIPHGYGCEALQLAITDNQRDKTEALLKFGVQVNWIARAKPGLKGYSFLEAKLHYGLSALGVAVEGMGHIDPFIVTLILNSPNLKINALAKTQPSRTGLDLAIEQNSVLAVGELIKLGADVNKAATQDLRRTPLQLAAETSSFDIVQLLLHHGAKVNAPAFITYGATALQLASIRGNIEMAQLLLEAGAEVNALPAEVGGRTAIEGAAEHGRIDMVMFLLMSGADIMSSGRVQYKRAREFALRNGHLAICRLLDTFADPQDAGI, encoded by the exons ATGAACCCTGCGCATCGCAGTCAAACAGCAGTGGAGGAGGCCTTCCGGCTCTTTGTATATCTGGCTGCAAACAAGCTAATTAACATCGATGATGAACAATACGAAGCCCTGTATGGCCAACTCCGAAGCTACTTCCCCCCAGCTGCTTGGAAGTGCATGTTCTCTATAAGAAGCCCAGCTGTTGAAGCACTTGCTGAAAGCCTCTTCCCTCTTGCTGTAAAGGCTGGAGATGCCGTCACGGTGCAGGAAATACTGCAACATACTACAATAGACCCCGACACACGGATCGACTTACCGGACTTACAAACTCCGCGGATCGGCTTAACGAACTTACAAACTCCGCTTCAGTTTGCATGTACGCAAGGGTTTCTGGAGCTCGTGAGAGTGTTATTGGACGCTAGAGCGGATGTCAACAAGTTTCCTGctctttcttgtgctttaaGAGTTCGTTTCGCCGGCGATCATGGCGCTGCATTGGTTAAAATTCTTTTACAGGCTGGGGCTAATGTCAACCCTGCAACTGGCGATTTCCCGCTCTCAGTAGCTGCTGCTAATGGGGATGCTCTAGCAGTCTCACTTCTTCTTGATGCAGGCGCCAATGTGAATCCTCTGTTTAAAACGCCTCCATTAGTACATGCTCTTAGGTTTTCCCTTAATAACGTTGAAAATGTCACTGCTGTCGTTCGCCAGCTCCTAGAGGCTGGAGCGATGATAGATGGGCTAATGTGGAACGTTGATCTGCccgaggaggaggaggaggataaTTGGGATACTGTGCTGGAATTAGCAGCAGATCGTAATGGAGATATCGAAGTAATCAGCCTTCTCATGGAATACGGAGCCCCCGTATCTGATAGAGTTATGGAAATTGCGAGCTCGGATGGGAACAATGACGTGTTGCAGCTTTTGCTTGAGCGCGGAGTGCGACCTCCACGCGAATTTGATTATTTGACCGAGGAAGTGGCAAAGCTATTTATGCAATACGAACCATGGAATAGTGTGCAAGCGCTCATATACGCCGCTTACACTGGGGACAATGACCTTATCAAATCGGTTTTCGAGGCTGGAGCACCCGTTACTCCATCAGCGCTGGAGGGAATGATCGGAGAAGTGGACAATGCAATGGTAATAGCCTTCCTGAACGCTGCAGCAGATGAGCGTAAACAGGATTGTTTCATGGCTGTCCTATGTAAGGCCATCCTAGTCAAAGATGCGGGCCTTATTGAAGCGTTACATGCACTAGAGGGAGAGTTTGAACTTCATAGTGCTTTTCGGTTGGATCCAAATTCCGACATGCTGCCCAAGAGAACTGC CAGAGATGTTATCGAGATCCTCTTACGGACATGCCCTATAGAAATTTTGGGGGATGGCCCACATTTACTCGCAGCCGCAataaaaaagagaaatacaGAGCTTTTCCACCACCTATTGAGAAGCGGTGCGGCCGTGAATGAGATTAAGCAGCAGGGATTGAAGGAAGATGTAGAGCACCGAACAGTCCTCTCCGAAGCTGTTGACACAGGCGATTTTTTGATTATCCGTGAACTCATCTATGCTGGAGCAGATCTAAATGCAAAAGGACTATATTCAGACAGAACACCGCTATCCTTGGCAGTTGAAAACGGAGACGTTGCCATTATAAATATCTTGATAGAAGCCGGCGCTGATATCAATGCCCCGCATGCGATGCTTTCAGGATCTGGCGCGCTTTTCGAGGCCGTCTGGAAAGGCAGCCTCTTGCTTGTCCAGAAATTGCTTGACCACGGGGCCAACATAGATGAGACAGCACTTGTAGCAGCAGTTTTTAGGCCAACTTCTATACTTCTGCTGCTTTTACAGACTCATCAGGCTCGCTATCGAATCATCCCCCATGGCTATGGTTGTGAGGCTCTCCAGTTAGCTATCACAGATAATCAAAGAGACAAGACCGAGGCATTGCTCAAATTTGGGGTTCAAGTGAATTGGATTGCTAGGGCCAAACCCGGTCTCAAAGGCTATTCGTTCTTGGAGGCTAAACTTCACTACGGGTTATCAGCCCTTGGTGTTGCCGTGGAAGGGATGGGCCATATCGATCCTTTCATTGTCACATTAATCCTTAATTCCCCGAATTTGAAAATCAATGCACTTGCAAAGACACAGCCCTCCAGAACGGGGCTTGATCTGGCTATCGAGCAGAATAGTGTTCTGGCGGTTGGAGAACTAATCAAGCTTGGAGCGGATGTGAACAAGGCTGCTACCCAGGACCTTCGCCGCACACCTCTTCAATTAGCCGCAGAAACGAGCAGCTTTGATATCGTCCAATTACTCCTGCACCACGGAGCCAAAGTCAATGCTCCCGCCTTCATAACATATGGCGCTACTGCCCTCCAATTGGCCAGCATTCGAGGTAATATTGAGATGGCGCAGTTGTTGCTGGAAGCAGGGGCTGAAGTTAATGCCTTACCCGCAGAAGTCGGAGGAAGGACGGCGATTGAAGGCGCGGCAGAACATGGACGTATAGATATGGTGATGTTCCTTCTAATGAGTGGTGCCGATATCATGAGCTCCGGTCGTGTGCAGTACAAACGCGCAAGGGAATTTGCTTTGCGAAACGGCCACTTGGCTATCTGTCGGTTACTTGATACATTTGCTGACCCACAGGATGCTGGAATATGA
- a CDS encoding uncharacterized protein (EggNog:ENOG410PXPX~COG:M) encodes MHGLHRLTMASLGPICWDNYKDILEDLYLHQNMSLKEVRTTMIPKGLEATECQYEAQFKEWGFRKKLKKEEWRIVGYKTLKRKREQKETEMLLNKRVICPKKFKRQCSRYMRLSEMMGITNEGPPPKTPDGVKLRTPQTEAAPQELALIQSPALSGSFGFSGSFDPSSIMQPCIQKLAILPCAELLSILRANGGGLSFVIPFPLDLHIVEVYTDMAR; translated from the exons ATGCAT GGATTGCACCGACTCACCATGGCGAGTTTAGGACCTATTTGCTGGGACAACTACAAGGACATTTTGGAGGACTTATACCTACATCAAAACATGAGCCTCAAAGAGGTGCGGACGACGATGATTCCGAAGGGGCTGGAAGCGAC GGAGTGTCAATACGAGGCTCAGTTCAAAGAATGGGGATTCCGtaagaagttgaagaaggaGGAATGGAGGATCGTGGGTTACAAGACactaaaaagaaaaagagagcaAAAGGAGACAGAAATGCTCCTGAACAAACGAGTCATCTGTCCAAAGAAGTTCAAAAGGCAATGCTCCCGATATATGAGACTGTCGGAAATGATGGGCATAACCAATGAAG GACCACCACCAAAAACCCCCGATGGAGTAAAGCTTCGAACACCACAGACAGAGGCCGCACCACAGGAACTCGCCTTGATACAATCCCCGGCTTTGTCAGGCTCATTTGGTTTTTCTGGGAGTTTTGACCCTTCTTCAATCATGCAGCCATGTATCCAAAAGCTCGCTATACTGCCATGTGCTGAGCTATTGTCTATTCTGAGAGCAAATGGTGGGGGGTTGTCGTTTGTGATTCCTTTTCCCTTAGACCTGCATATAGTTGAAGTGTATACTGACATGGCCAGGTAG